A window of Desulfobacterales bacterium contains these coding sequences:
- a CDS encoding chemotaxis protein CheB, with the protein MTERKKDRNKPAVTHQGKTKTFTPPEHSGSAVDEQSKTDRTATDQTAGSFPIVGIGASAGGLAAFEAFFSGMPADVDPGMAFVLVQHLAPDHKSILTDLIRRYTRMQVFEVEDGMEVQPNCAYIIPPGRDMSLMNGALQLLEPAEPRGRRLPIDFFFRSLADDQHERAIGVVLSGTGSDGSLGVRAIKGEGGMVMVQNPESAEHDGMPRSAISTGLVDYELPPAEMPAQLVVYVTHAFGKPPRPVTPTPKAENALKKILVLLRTQTGHDFSQYKPSTIQRRIERRMAVHQIESMDGYVKFIQQAPQEVDALFRDMLIGVTSFFRDPEAFSALEEQIIPKLFAASHADAEIRIWVPGCSTGDEAYSLAILLAERQEALKQNFKVQIFATDIDSHAIATARAGIYPASIATDLTPERLARFFSPEPGDSSFRIQKSIRDMLVFSEQDVIKDPPFSRLDLISCRNLLIYMGGELQKKLIPLFHYALNPGGFLFLGTSETVGEFQNLFSTLDRKRKLYRRKDDLASAQRPGPDQFLPPMTAPDTKSPRTAEKTAHTGKLSLRELTEQTLLQEIVQAGALVNAQGDILYLHGRTGLYLEPAPGESGIYNILKMAREGLHRDLAITLRKAAGTGATVRCPGLRVKTNGDVTTVNLTVRPVAAAPAASPDPSLYLVILAQNQEPLVSDKLSLPDGQENKPSSETDSENADTRIAELKQELRAKEEYLQSTTEELETSNEELKSSNEEMQSINEELQSTNEELETSKEELQSVNEELSTVNSELEAKVAALSLANNDMNNLLAGTGIATVFVDHQLRILRFTPSATKIINLIQSDIGRPVSHIVSNLPGYSNLKEDTQEVLDTLVPKEAEVQTAEGFWYRMHIQPYRTLNNVIEGAVLTFVDITESRKLREVLRANKERLRVALSVASICVFTQDVRLSYTWIQNPNLGFAAEEIIGKTDADLLGEQDAAALTAIKQKVLESGKGTRQNVRLTIAGKTVDYDLTVEPLHDAAGAVVGITCAQLDVSGQQGGERTDSGTNGTLPSSNEGDNP; encoded by the coding sequence ATGACAGAGAGAAAAAAAGACAGGAACAAGCCGGCCGTAACGCACCAGGGGAAAACAAAAACCTTCACGCCGCCGGAGCACTCCGGCAGCGCCGTTGACGAGCAGTCAAAGACGGACCGGACAGCGACGGACCAGACAGCCGGCAGCTTCCCCATCGTGGGCATCGGCGCTTCGGCCGGGGGGCTGGCGGCGTTTGAGGCCTTCTTTTCCGGCATGCCCGCGGACGTTGATCCCGGCATGGCCTTTGTGCTGGTCCAGCACCTGGCACCGGACCATAAGAGCATCCTGACCGATCTGATCCGGCGATACACGCGTATGCAGGTCTTTGAGGTCGAGGACGGTATGGAGGTTCAGCCTAATTGTGCTTATATCATCCCACCGGGCCGCGACATGTCGTTAATGAACGGTGCGCTGCAACTGCTGGAGCCGGCTGAACCGCGTGGCCGGCGTCTGCCCATTGATTTCTTTTTCCGGTCCCTGGCCGATGACCAGCATGAGCGGGCCATCGGCGTTGTGCTTTCGGGCACCGGCAGCGACGGCAGTCTGGGGGTGCGGGCCATCAAAGGCGAGGGCGGCATGGTAATGGTCCAGAACCCTGAGTCCGCCGAACACGACGGTATGCCGCGCAGCGCCATCAGCACGGGGCTCGTGGATTACGAACTGCCCCCGGCCGAAATGCCAGCCCAACTCGTCGTCTATGTAACCCATGCCTTCGGCAAGCCCCCCCGGCCAGTGACCCCGACGCCCAAGGCCGAGAATGCCCTGAAAAAGATATTGGTTCTGCTGCGCACCCAGACCGGCCACGATTTTTCTCAGTATAAGCCCTCGACAATCCAACGCCGCATCGAACGGCGCATGGCCGTGCATCAAATCGAAAGCATGGACGGTTATGTCAAGTTCATCCAGCAGGCACCCCAGGAGGTGGATGCGCTGTTTCGCGATATGCTGATCGGCGTGACCAGTTTTTTCCGCGACCCCGAAGCCTTCAGCGCCCTGGAAGAGCAGATCATCCCCAAGCTCTTTGCCGCCAGTCACGCGGATGCCGAAATTCGGATCTGGGTGCCCGGGTGCTCTACCGGCGACGAGGCCTATTCCCTTGCCATCCTGCTGGCCGAGCGCCAGGAGGCCCTGAAGCAGAATTTCAAGGTGCAGATCTTTGCCACGGACATTGACAGTCATGCCATTGCCACAGCCCGTGCCGGCATTTATCCGGCCTCCATCGCCACTGATCTAACGCCGGAACGGCTGGCGCGGTTCTTTTCGCCCGAACCCGGAGACAGCTCATTTCGCATCCAAAAGAGCATCCGCGACATGCTGGTCTTCTCCGAGCAGGACGTGATCAAGGACCCGCCTTTCTCCAGGCTGGACCTGATCAGTTGCCGCAACCTGCTCATCTACATGGGCGGGGAACTGCAGAAAAAGCTCATTCCCCTCTTTCACTATGCTTTGAACCCGGGCGGGTTTCTTTTTCTTGGCACCTCTGAAACCGTGGGCGAATTTCAGAACCTTTTTTCCACGCTGGACCGCAAGCGGAAACTGTATCGGCGCAAGGACGATCTCGCAAGCGCCCAGCGCCCGGGACCGGATCAATTTTTGCCGCCCATGACGGCCCCGGATACAAAATCCCCGCGTACCGCCGAAAAGACCGCCCATACCGGGAAACTATCGCTGCGGGAGCTGACCGAACAAACCCTGCTGCAGGAGATCGTCCAGGCAGGGGCTCTGGTCAACGCCCAGGGCGATATTCTCTACCTCCACGGCCGCACCGGCCTGTACCTGGAACCTGCCCCCGGGGAGAGCGGGATCTACAATATTTTGAAGATGGCCCGGGAAGGGCTGCATCGCGACCTGGCTATCACACTGCGCAAAGCCGCGGGGACCGGGGCAACCGTTCGCTGCCCGGGACTGCGGGTCAAGACCAACGGCGACGTTACCACCGTCAACCTGACTGTCCGACCCGTGGCCGCCGCTCCTGCCGCCTCGCCCGATCCCTCCTTGTATCTGGTTATTCTGGCGCAGAATCAGGAGCCCCTGGTCAGTGATAAATTATCATTGCCTGATGGACAGGAGAACAAACCGTCATCAGAAACAGACAGTGAAAATGCCGACACCCGTATCGCCGAACTCAAGCAGGAGCTGCGGGCCAAGGAGGAGTATCTCCAGTCCACCACCGAAGAACTGGAGACCTCCAATGAAGAGTTAAAATCCTCCAACGAAGAGATGCAGTCCATAAACGAAGAACTGCAGTCCACCAACGAGGAGCTTGAAACCTCCAAAGAGGAGCTGCAATCGGTGAACGAGGAACTGTCTACGGTCAACTCCGAGCTGGAGGCCAAGGTGGCTGCCCTGTCACTGGCCAACAACGACATGAACAATCTGCTGGCCGGCACCGGCATAGCCACCGTCTTTGTGGATCACCAACTTCGCATCCTGCGTTTTACCCCCTCCGCCACCAAGATTATCAACCTGATCCAGAGCGACATCGGCAGGCCGGTATCCCACATCGTCTCCAACCTGCCCGGCTACAGCAACCTGAAGGAAGACACGCAGGAAGTGCTCGACACCCTGGTTCCCAAGGAGGCCGAGGTTCAGACCGCCGAGGGGTTTTGGTACCGCATGCACATTCAGCCTTACCGCACCCTGAATAACGTCATCGAGGGCGCGGTACTCACCTTTGTGGATATCACGGAGTCGCGAAAGCTTCGCGAGGTGTTGCGGGCAAACAAGGAGCGGCTGCGGGTCGCCCTCAGCGTTGCTTCCATTTGTGTTTTCACTCAGGACGTACGCCTTAGCTACACTTGGATTCAAAACCCGAATTTGGGATTTGCAGCGGAAGAGATTATCGGCAAGACCGACGCCGACCTTCTGGGGGAACAGGATGCCGCCGCACTGACGGCTATCAAGCAAAAGGTGCTGGAAAGCGGAAAAGGCACGCGGCAAAACGTCCGGCTTACCATTGCAGGCAAGACTGTTGACTATGACCTGACCGTCGAACCACTGCACGATGCCGCCGGCGCCGTGGTCGGGATCACCTGCGCCCAGCTGGATGTTTCCGGGCAACAGGGCGGGGAGCGGACGGATTCCGGAACAAACGGGACTTTGCCATCTTCAAATGAAGGGGATAACCCATGA